The Kogia breviceps isolate mKogBre1 chromosome 16, mKogBre1 haplotype 1, whole genome shotgun sequence genome window below encodes:
- the URAD gene encoding putative 2-oxo-4-hydroxy-4-carboxy-5-ureidoimidazoline decarboxylase produces MPSWRCIKKQAYAFSKYNPASRDASLTHPEGSPGPAAASGTQATDTEKFNSMDFGEFVDVFGNVIERCPLIAAAVGSQRPSSDLEDLEQHLVAFTEALPQSGKEGVPRCHRDLAGRELQRGERSAESRRGERSAAGLTSLGAAERLRLAEPSAQYRARSGFPFALAARLCDWAAVPRERVRWLHCPAAQALSAALREVKKVGRRRLAELLGGRASRGPGTHVVTRGGRGRARCACNRVPSRAQGPGRTEAAARIISPFVRLPAGSRFARIDSFVLCGPRLPAPPPIYPAHCPNSSLP; encoded by the exons ATGCCAAGCTGGCGTTGCATAAAAAAACAAGCCTATGCATTCAGCAAATATAACCCTGCGAGCAGAGACGCGTCTCTCACTCACCCGGAGGGGAGCCCAGGTCCTGCTGCCGCCAGTGGAACACAGGCGACGGACACTGAGAAGTTCAACTCCATGGACTTTGGAGAATTTGTGGATGTGTTTGGGAATGTCATCGAGAGATGTCCTCTGATTGCGGCCGCCGTTGGGTCCCAGCGTCCGTCCTCTGACTTGGAAGATCTAGAGCAGCACCTTGTTGCCTTTACTGAGGCTCTTCCGCAGTCAGGTAAG GAGGGCGTCCCGCGCTGCCACCGGGACCTGGCGGGCCGCGAGCTGCAGCGGGGCGAGCGCAGCGCCGAGTCGCGGCGGGGCGAGCGCAGCGCCGCGGGCCTCACGAGCCTGGGCGCGGCCGAGCGGCTCCGGCTGGCCGAGCCCAGCGCGCAGTACCGCGCGCGCTCCGGCTTCCCCTTCGCGCTCGCCGCGCGCCTCTGCGACTGGGCGGCGGTGCCCCGCGAGCGGGTGCGCTGGCTGCACTGCCCGGCGGCGCAGGCGCTGAGCGCCGCCCTGCGCGAGGTGAAGAAGGTCGGCCGCCGGCGTCTCGCCGAGCTCCTCGGGGGCCGCGCCAGCCGGGGACCCGGGACGCACGTCGTGACGCGCGGGGGCCGCGGGCGCGCGCGCTGCGCTTGCAACCGCGTCCCCAGCCGCGCACAAGGGCCGGGGAGAACCGAGGCAGCCGCACGAATAATAAGCCCCTTTGTCCGCCTACCCGCCGGCTCACGCTTTGCCAGAATAGACAGTTTCGTGCTTTGCGGGCCCCGCCTCCCCGCGCCGCCCCCGATTTATCCGGCTCACTGCCCCAATTCTTCACTCCCTTAG